A window of Mucilaginibacter sp. PAMC 26640 contains these coding sequences:
- a CDS encoding FAD-binding molybdopterin dehydrogenase — MKQFQFLQPGTQSAVLDAIVKPGVKIIAGGTNLVDLMKRGVTAPDKLVDINRLPLKSINTIVNGLHIGTLALNSEVADNTLVTTKHPLLSMALKAGASPQLRNMATLGGNMMQRTRCAYFYDTAMPCNKRQPGTGCGAMGGYNRMHAIFGTSPQCIAVHPSDMCVALAALDAVVIIKGKAGERRMPFTSFHRLPDANPEKDNQLAPGEMIIGVDIPDNNFAKNSYYLKVRDRQSYAFALISVAAALELENGVIKKARLAMGGVAHKPWRLFDAEKALVGKAPTEENFAAAAKIAMQGAKGREHNAFKLKLAPATITEALKHAGGLV; from the coding sequence ATGAAACAGTTCCAATTTTTACAACCAGGCACACAAAGCGCGGTGCTCGATGCTATCGTAAAACCGGGTGTGAAGATCATAGCCGGTGGTACCAACCTGGTAGACCTGATGAAACGCGGCGTTACCGCACCGGATAAACTGGTAGATATTAACCGGCTTCCTTTAAAAAGCATTAATACCATAGTTAACGGCTTGCATATCGGTACACTGGCGCTCAACAGCGAGGTAGCTGACAACACGCTGGTCACTACCAAACATCCGCTTTTAAGCATGGCCTTAAAAGCAGGTGCATCGCCGCAATTACGCAATATGGCAACCTTAGGTGGCAATATGATGCAGCGTACCCGCTGTGCTTACTTTTATGATACTGCAATGCCCTGCAATAAGCGCCAGCCTGGCACAGGCTGTGGTGCCATGGGTGGCTACAACCGTATGCATGCTATTTTTGGGACCAGTCCGCAATGTATAGCTGTACACCCAAGCGATATGTGTGTTGCCCTTGCTGCGCTGGATGCGGTAGTGATCATTAAAGGCAAGGCCGGTGAACGGCGTATGCCATTCACCTCCTTCCATCGCCTGCCGGATGCCAACCCCGAAAAAGATAATCAACTGGCACCTGGAGAAATGATCATTGGTGTAGATATACCTGATAACAATTTCGCAAAAAACAGCTATTATCTTAAAGTGCGGGACCGGCAATCTTACGCTTTCGCGCTGATCTCCGTTGCGGCGGCTTTAGAACTGGAAAACGGGGTCATTAAAAAGGCCCGCCTCGCAATGGGCGGAGTGGCCCATAAACCCTGGCGCTTATTTGATGCCGAAAAAGCCCTGGTAGGAAAAGCACCTACCGAAGAAAACTTTGCAGCTGCAGCTAAAATAGCCATGCAAGGCGCAAAAGGGCGCGAACATAATGCATTTAAATTAAAACTTGCCCCGGCTACTATTACCGAGGCTTTAAAACATGCGGGAGGCTTAGTATAA
- a CDS encoding aldehyde oxidase — translation MEQELITAIPSSADGMSRVDGRAKVTGAAKYSAEYKLPGMTYAVLVGSTITKGSIASIDTVAAQKAPGVLAVVTYLNSPKVPGFQTTKPKKPNAKIGSLKVFIDNQVLFNGHPIAMVVADTFERAQYGASLVKATYNKVAHDTKPPAGMDRGEQPKAVGKDYVRGTADAWQTAPVKLEQEYIIPTEVHNPMELHAIIARWDAADKLTVWDKTQGVKATSGDIAKAFGLKPENVQVNSQFVGGAFGSALQVWPHEIAAILGAMVVKRPVKLVLSRPDMFTSVGYRPHTWQKIGIGATKDGTLVGITHEAAGQTSTYEDFSEEPINSTKELYACANVNTSYKLVSVDVNTPTWMRGPGHATGAFALESALDELSYALRMDPIELRLKNYAKTDPDSKKEFSSKYLDEAYAMGAKQIGWAERKAEAGSEMQNGWRVGYGMGGGMFGAYRDTAVVRAVFKGDGTLTLQTAVSDIGPGTGTAAVAIAAEQMNIAPEKIKFEMGDSSLPYAPMQGGSSITSTVGSAVFDACTVLKEKFQQLLGAGGTDKPDYVKILKDKNLPSLEVLTKSQGGPNNQKYSMQSWSVHFVKVLVHPTTGVVKVDKVVCVADSGKIISPKTARSQVVGGAIGGIGMALMEEGVIDHRYGRYVNNNFADYHIAVSADIPQIEAMFVNKPDPYINPIGAKGMGEIALIGMAAAVANAVYNATGKRVRNLPITPDKLI, via the coding sequence ATGGAACAGGAATTAATTACAGCCATCCCTTCATCAGCCGATGGCATGAGCCGGGTAGATGGCCGCGCAAAAGTTACCGGTGCCGCCAAATATTCAGCAGAATACAAACTGCCGGGAATGACCTACGCCGTGCTGGTAGGCAGTACCATTACTAAAGGCTCTATTGCCAGTATAGACACCGTTGCCGCTCAAAAAGCACCTGGCGTGCTGGCAGTTGTCACTTATTTAAATTCGCCAAAGGTACCGGGCTTTCAAACCACCAAACCCAAAAAGCCAAATGCAAAAATTGGATCGCTTAAAGTATTTATAGATAACCAGGTACTTTTTAACGGCCACCCTATTGCCATGGTGGTTGCCGATACTTTTGAACGTGCCCAATATGGCGCATCGCTGGTAAAAGCCACTTATAATAAAGTAGCACATGACACCAAACCGCCTGCCGGTATGGACAGAGGCGAACAGCCCAAAGCTGTTGGCAAAGATTATGTACGCGGAACAGCAGATGCCTGGCAAACTGCCCCGGTAAAGCTGGAGCAGGAGTACATTATCCCTACAGAAGTGCATAATCCTATGGAGCTGCACGCTATTATTGCCCGCTGGGATGCGGCTGACAAACTCACCGTATGGGATAAAACCCAGGGCGTAAAAGCCACAAGCGGTGATATTGCCAAAGCTTTTGGGTTAAAACCAGAAAACGTGCAGGTGAATTCACAATTTGTAGGCGGTGCGTTCGGCAGCGCCTTACAGGTTTGGCCACACGAAATTGCCGCAATATTAGGTGCAATGGTAGTTAAACGCCCGGTAAAACTGGTGCTTAGCAGGCCGGATATGTTTACATCGGTAGGCTATCGCCCACATACCTGGCAAAAAATCGGGATTGGTGCTACAAAAGATGGTACACTGGTAGGCATAACGCATGAGGCCGCCGGGCAAACTTCCACATACGAGGATTTTTCTGAAGAGCCCATCAACTCTACCAAAGAATTATACGCCTGCGCTAATGTAAACACCAGTTACAAGCTGGTATCGGTAGATGTGAATACCCCAACGTGGATGCGCGGGCCGGGCCATGCTACCGGGGCGTTTGCCCTGGAATCTGCACTGGATGAATTATCTTACGCCTTGCGGATGGACCCAATAGAACTTAGACTAAAGAATTACGCCAAAACCGACCCGGATAGCAAAAAGGAGTTCTCCAGTAAATACCTGGATGAAGCCTACGCGATGGGAGCCAAACAAATTGGCTGGGCGGAGCGCAAAGCAGAAGCTGGTTCCGAAATGCAAAACGGCTGGCGGGTTGGCTATGGTATGGGCGGCGGCATGTTTGGAGCTTACCGTGATACTGCAGTGGTAAGAGCTGTATTTAAAGGCGACGGCACGTTGACACTGCAAACTGCTGTCAGCGATATTGGCCCGGGAACCGGTACTGCGGCAGTGGCCATAGCTGCAGAACAAATGAATATTGCCCCGGAAAAAATCAAATTTGAAATGGGCGATTCATCATTGCCCTATGCACCTATGCAGGGCGGATCTTCCATCACCTCAACCGTAGGCTCGGCTGTTTTTGATGCCTGTACGGTTTTGAAGGAAAAATTCCAGCAATTATTAGGCGCTGGTGGCACTGATAAACCTGATTATGTAAAGATTCTGAAGGATAAAAATCTGCCATCGCTGGAGGTGCTTACCAAATCACAAGGCGGTCCAAACAATCAAAAGTACTCTATGCAATCGTGGTCGGTGCATTTTGTTAAAGTACTGGTGCACCCAACTACCGGTGTGGTTAAAGTGGATAAAGTAGTTTGCGTTGCCGATTCGGGTAAAATCATTAGCCCTAAAACGGCCCGCAGCCAGGTTGTTGGCGGGGCAATTGGCGGTATTGGTATGGCATTGATGGAAGAAGGTGTGATCGATCATCGTTATGGCCGTTATGTAAACAACAATTTTGCCGATTACCACATCGCTGTAAGTGCAGATATTCCGCAAATTGAGGCCATGTTCGTCAACAAACCAGATCCGTATATCAATCCCATCGGTGCAAAAGGTATGGGGGAAATTGCGCTGATCGGTATGGCAGCGGCCGTTGCAAATGCAGTGTACAACGCAACAGGTAAACGGGTTCGCAATTTGCCTATCACGCCAGACAAACTTATATAA
- a CDS encoding alanine dehydrogenase, whose translation MKEIIDIVAAYDKAAKQGKETALATVVLVEGSAYRRAGARMLITEDGQLTGAISGGCLEGDALRKARLVILQQEPMLVTYDTMDDDDAKLGVGLGCNGIIHILIEPISEDANNPIAFLKAVISNRKNAVLVTLFSLANRKAAQPGTCLCLTGEVLLENRMEHYSHRDNLMDDTKAVYTSGRSENKTYPGDIAYTAFIELVKPQIALVIIGAGNDAMPLAQLAGVLGWDVTVIDGRPNYALPERFPSAQKVIVARPEQALAHLFIDTNTAFVLMTHNFLYEMALLKDLLPLNPSYLGILGPKKKLLRMLDELADQGVTVSDEQMTRIFGPVGLDIGSEGAEEIALSVMAEIKAVLSARKGYSLKYKPVPIHAPQPIAVNN comes from the coding sequence ATGAAGGAGATCATAGATATAGTTGCAGCATACGATAAAGCTGCAAAGCAGGGCAAAGAAACGGCGCTGGCCACCGTAGTTTTGGTAGAGGGATCTGCCTATCGGCGCGCTGGTGCCCGCATGCTCATTACCGAAGACGGACAGCTTACCGGTGCCATAAGCGGCGGCTGCCTGGAAGGCGACGCTTTGCGTAAAGCCCGGTTGGTTATTTTGCAGCAGGAGCCAATGCTGGTTACTTATGATACCATGGATGATGACGATGCCAAACTGGGCGTTGGCCTGGGCTGCAACGGCATCATCCATATCCTGATAGAGCCTATCAGCGAAGACGCCAATAACCCGATCGCGTTTTTGAAAGCTGTTATCAGCAATCGTAAAAATGCGGTGCTGGTTACCTTATTCTCTTTGGCAAACCGCAAGGCGGCGCAACCCGGAACCTGCCTGTGCTTAACCGGCGAAGTATTGCTAGAGAACCGTATGGAGCATTACAGCCACCGGGACAACCTGATGGACGATACCAAAGCCGTGTATACATCTGGTCGGTCTGAAAATAAAACTTACCCGGGTGATATTGCCTATACCGCATTCATCGAGCTTGTAAAGCCTCAAATTGCATTGGTAATTATTGGGGCGGGTAATGATGCCATGCCGCTTGCCCAATTAGCAGGTGTTTTGGGTTGGGATGTTACGGTTATAGATGGCAGACCTAATTATGCCTTGCCGGAACGTTTCCCATCTGCACAAAAGGTGATTGTTGCCAGGCCCGAACAAGCTTTAGCCCACCTGTTTATAGATACTAACACCGCCTTTGTACTGATGACGCATAATTTCCTGTACGAGATGGCTTTGTTAAAGGACTTACTCCCTCTTAACCCCTCCTATCTCGGCATCCTGGGCCCCAAAAAGAAACTGCTGAGAATGCTGGATGAATTGGCGGACCAGGGTGTAACAGTATCCGATGAACAAATGACCAGGATCTTTGGTCCGGTCGGTTTGGATATAGGCTCGGAAGGGGCAGAAGAGATTGCCCTATCAGTAATGGCAGAAATAAAGGCGGTGCTATCAGCCCGTAAAGGCTATTCGTTAAAATATAAGCCGGTGCCTATTCATGCGCCACAGCCAATCGCCGTTAACAACTAG
- a CDS encoding 2Fe-2S ferredoxin — MSEKKPETVAESECLSNGTRRDFIKQTSIITAAALTPATVVQAATGHMDEQLAAVFEKMPLKMEVNGVQQNLSVEPRSTLLDILREQLDLTGTKKGCDHGQCGACTVHVDGQRVNACLTLGLMVNGKKVTTIEGLAKGEELHPMQEAFLKHDGFQCGYCTPGQIMSAVACIREGHANSEGEIREYMSGNLCRCGAYPNIVNAIQEVKQGGLTV; from the coding sequence ATGTCCGAAAAAAAGCCGGAAACAGTCGCTGAGAGCGAGTGCCTTTCAAATGGAACGCGTCGAGATTTTATCAAGCAAACATCAATTATTACAGCGGCAGCCTTAACGCCCGCCACGGTTGTGCAAGCAGCTACGGGCCATATGGACGAGCAGTTAGCAGCCGTATTTGAAAAAATGCCGCTAAAAATGGAAGTGAATGGCGTACAGCAAAATCTCTCTGTAGAGCCCCGTTCCACCCTGTTGGATATCCTGCGCGAACAGCTTGACCTTACCGGAACCAAAAAAGGCTGTGACCATGGCCAATGTGGGGCCTGCACCGTTCATGTGGACGGGCAACGGGTAAACGCCTGCCTTACACTGGGGCTTATGGTAAACGGCAAAAAAGTAACTACTATAGAGGGACTGGCCAAAGGCGAAGAATTGCACCCTATGCAGGAAGCTTTTCTGAAACATGATGGTTTCCAGTGCGGATATTGCACACCGGGACAAATCATGTCGGCAGTGGCTTGTATCCGCGAGGGGCATGCCAATTCAGAAGGCGAAATAAGGGAATACATGAGCGGGAATTTATGCCGCTGTGGTGCTTACCCAAATATTGTAAATGCTATCCAGGAAGTTAAACAGGGAGGGTTAACCGTATGA
- a CDS encoding NIPSNAP family containing protein — translation MKRRSFVKTTLISGAAASIIPSVTKATDATELAGRGTDFYELRTYTLKNETQQKLVEDYLEHAAIPAMNRNGVTKVGVFTELKPEGQTKIYVLTVFTSLDQMELVAEKTEKDEAFKTKAAAYLNAPASAPAYERIESSLMKAFKHSPNLAVPEKAPRIFELRQYQSASEAAGKKKIEMFNDQGEIDIFKRLGFKPVFWGETIIGPLRPNLTYMVTFDDLDAKNAHWKAFGGDPQWKKISTVPEYADALLVNKITSTLLVPTAYSQI, via the coding sequence ATGAAAAGACGCTCATTTGTGAAAACGACCTTAATTAGCGGTGCAGCCGCAAGTATTATTCCTTCTGTAACCAAAGCCACTGACGCTACTGAACTGGCCGGTCGCGGTACCGACTTTTATGAACTGCGTACCTATACTTTGAAGAACGAAACGCAGCAAAAACTGGTGGAGGACTACCTTGAGCATGCCGCAATACCAGCCATGAACCGCAATGGCGTTACCAAAGTTGGTGTGTTCACCGAGCTAAAGCCGGAAGGCCAAACAAAAATTTACGTATTAACGGTATTCACCAGCCTCGATCAAATGGAATTGGTTGCTGAAAAAACCGAAAAGGATGAAGCTTTTAAAACCAAGGCGGCGGCTTACCTCAATGCTCCGGCATCGGCTCCAGCTTACGAACGTATAGAAAGCTCATTGATGAAGGCTTTTAAACACAGTCCTAATTTAGCCGTACCAGAAAAAGCGCCTCGCATTTTTGAATTAAGACAATACCAGAGCGCCAGCGAAGCTGCCGGTAAAAAGAAAATTGAGATGTTCAACGACCAGGGAGAGATTGACATTTTTAAACGACTGGGCTTTAAGCCGGTATTCTGGGGTGAAACCATCATCGGTCCGCTGCGGCCCAACCTAACCTATATGGTAACTTTTGACGACCTTGACGCAAAAAATGCGCACTGGAAAGCTTTTGGAGGTGATCCACAATGGAAAAAGATCAGCACCGTTCCAGAATATGCCGACGCGCTGTTGGTAAACAAGATCACTTCTACCCTGCTGGTGCCTACTGCTTACTCGCAGATATAA